Proteins encoded by one window of Toxotes jaculatrix isolate fToxJac2 chromosome 22, fToxJac2.pri, whole genome shotgun sequence:
- the LOC121176577 gene encoding mucin-19-like: MTSQRWMLAVCFLLASVLGTGESVSTTETQKYTCRTFGSGVVQPFNSSGFYVRSNCPFTLTRFSHNRVECDIIIRRGQNGLLAQVEININKIRTVVQNGSIQVEKTSVSLPYDHTYQHIFQYGIYTKLRSSLLPLSVTWHSVPGGIDNVRVELEQELSADMTGLCGKHNVPGNKQQLITESVLTEDTCQTRDPEFVMNALCRQFFSYTLDCLQARTPHYIQLCEENIYSYENNKYISCAFFKEVVQQCGNNSYVWTTWRTVTGCVPQSCPGDLVYVEQGAAFVPSCSDPNPRLQDLTSSCVCPKGKVLNNRAEGFRCVNVSNCPCEFAGRRYLNGDIRSTKCQSCVCEGGKWRCSENFCPSRCLVEGQFVTTFDGKQYVVPGKCTYVVSQGLNWTITVQFSEKDVSLKTVGLQLFQEMYTFSHNSVKVGEELITELHQSDHALVFWQSSMYIQVQTSFGMKIQVQVSPEIQLYITPPRNHTGIISGLCGNSNNDTTDDFTTSSGIVENSPQTFALSWSVGACAVNIPPTCSNTDNEIFADEKCSVLNNRAGVFAKCHSHIPTDQFHTACIQRTCNCGSNLQQCLCVALGSYAKACAVLGVAVGDWRTATNCTLNCQKNQEFFYDTRACNHTCRSLSGPDPRCWLDDAPVEGCGCPKGTHLNQGYICTPKSECVCHHYGGITPPGPAVIDGRQCLCENGELSCSKDCGCKNGKVCVHCSEYPVNTAQKTCDSLSKPLGASMACESGCYCPYDQYEDHRGNCVSLDNCTCVYSGKVFSSGQHVKTNCKTCVCGQGQWHCNDEPCPGKCQVYGNGHYQTFDSKWYRFNGHCQYTLVEDYCGNRDGSFSVRVESVPCCDEALTCSRSIVLDLQDKVTLTLSDMRVTRHLQNWTLQEDPLYTTHTVGLYIIISVPSSGITLIWDKHTRVTIELQPNWRNRVCGLCGNFDSNEMNDLKISGSAVVSSPLTFGNSWKAATPSCSDVTTEIFPCERNSYCSAWAQRRCMIITADTFKDCHLKVDPEPYYHACVQESCSCEFEGKFLGFCTAVAAYAEACSDQDVCVKWRTPDLCPVYCDYYNEQGQCSWHYEACGEMLTCGKDSYFTHKLEGCYPRCPKDAPYYDENTGECTKLRNCTCYFNDTIIQPGTVVMIQSNKCPCENGTINCPPPPTTTPIPTTPVTNASTTTEAVPSTTPTTTSALTTTETSSTVPSTTPLTTVTTVSTTSETPSTVSSTTPTTTSASTTTETSSTMPSTNTTPLTTVTNVSATTENWSSALSTVSTPTATTSTTTVTSVTPTELANTTAVSTSSPTTSSITTMNTTSTVATASSTQPTTVTNTTESTTEQTITTVSMWTLESEPPADTSSTKHTEPPTTVQSTTTFATNATPAETSGSTEITITETSTETSPIVTQPTTTFSVSTASNKVTNETTMMPPTTYTTEMSTSKGFTNATDTTTSGEPATSVTTAATEKTHHTSVATDSTQSTLPTFSTELTTHTTVCSECRDLKRKETWVCGETWTEDCFHKTCTNGKIELTPVICPEPTVPICPRGQVTKVWDGCCETWKCDCRCDLYGDPHYISFEGVTFDFLDECTYILVEEQSPQHHLSIAVDNFYCVPGLDGSCAKGIILKYQNNIATLNIVPDLFTVQATLNNVTIQPPYEENGLKFETTGYVVYIYLPEIRSYVSLSPSYTLVVSLAMEHFLNNTWGQCGVCGGRSCIRRGGQIEDNSCCEKTAYDWVYSDPLKPACAAAPRDVPCHPWSTPGPTSISTTTTCPKSPLCELLDHPVFSVCRDYVNLNLKKKNCEFDSCGNTGNPCSSLEQAAEECKDAGFCIDWRRLTNGSCDVHCSEGLVYKECHDKLDDFCYGGVQHSGPSLGKNSTGCFCPRGQIRAGNHSNNCVFECPYCKGPLGEPKLPGEVWQSNCHVCRCNSQTRAEECVLKAPEPPPDCGPNILVNSSCCGQQICVERNCSYNEKTYKVGDTWTDAAVPCMLFTCSNKGIQTVTRVCPRENCPEEDRIWDNQHFCFTCNKSCAPRVSSFNITIDNCTTVVEMPVCQGQCVSQHRWSRGADAVSSGAQSRDL; the protein is encoded by the exons CTGTGCAGACAGTTCTTTTCCTACACCTTGGATTGTCTACAAGCCAGGACGCCTCATTATATCCAACTTTGtgaagaaaacatttacagctatgaaaacaacaaatacataaGCTGTGCGTTCTTCAAAGAAGTTGTCCAGCAGTGTGGAAATAACAGCTACGTCTGGACAACATGGAGAACTGTAACTGGATGCG TCCCACAGAGTTGTCCAGGAGACCTGGTTTATGTAGAACAGGGTGCTGCCTTTGTTCCCAGCTGCTCCGACCCAAACCCCAGACTCCAGGATCTCACAAGCTCGTGTGTGTGCCCAAAGG GTAAGGTGCTTAACAACCGCGCAGAAGGCTTCCGCTGTGTAAATGTGTCCAACTGCCCCTGTGAGTTTGCTGGCAGGAGATACTTAAATGGAGACATTCGCAGCACCAAGTGTCAGTCATG tgtgtgtgagggtgggaAGTGGCGTTGCTCCGAAAACTTCTGCCCATCCAGGTGTCTCGTTGAAGGACAGTTTGTGACAACATTTGATGGCAAACAATATGTCGTCCCTGGTAAATGTACATATGTGGTGTCACAG GGTCTCAATTGGACAATAACTGTTCAGTTTTCTGAAAAGGACGTGTCCCTGAAAACAGTTGGTCTTCAGCTTTTTCAG GAAATGTATACATTCTCACACAACAGTGTTAAAGTGGGAGAAGAGTTGATTACTGAACTTCATCAGTCTg ATCACGCCCTGGTTTTCTGGCAGTCTTCCATGTACATCCAAGTCCAGACATCCTTTGGCATGAAGATCCAAGTCCAGGTGTCTCCTGAAATTCAACTCTACATCACTCCACCCAGAAACCACACAGGCATAATCTCAG GTCTTTGTGGCAACAGCAACAACGACACCACAGATGATTTCACCACCAGCAGCGGGATTGTTGAGAACTCACCACAGACTTTTGCTCTGTCCTGGAGTGTGGGTGCTTGTGCAGTGAACATACCCCCAACCTGCAGCAACACAGACAATG AAATATTTGCAGATGAAAAGTGTTCTGTGTTGAACAACCGAGCTGGGGTATTTGCTAAGTGCCATAGTCATATCCCAACTGATCAGTTCCACACC GCTTGCATCCAAAGAACCTGTAACTGTGGCAGCAACCTGCAGCAGTGTTTATGTGTTGCTCTGGGTAGCTATGCCAAAGCTTGCGCTGTTCTGGGTGTTGCAGTCGGTGACTGGAGGACGGCTACCAACTGCA CTTTAAATTGTCAAAAGAACCAAGAGTTCTTCTACGACACGCGGGCCTGCAACCACACATGCCGTTCCCTGTCTGGCCCTGACCCTCGCTGTTGGTTGGATGATGCTCCTGTGGAGGGTTGCGGTTGTCCGAAAGGAACCCACCTGAACCAAGGATACATCTGCACGCCAAAGTCGGAGTGTGTATGTCATCACTATGGCGGCATAACTCCACCGGGACCCGCCGTTATCGACGGACGCCAGTG CCTCTGTGAGAATGGAGAACTGAGCTGCTCCAAGGATTGtg GTTGCAAAAATGGGAAGGTTTGTGTTCACTGCTCAGAGTACCCAGTTAACACAGCTCAGAAAACCTGTGACAGTCTCAGCAAACCACTG GGTGCTAGTATGGCCTGTGAGAGTGGCTGCTACTGCCCATATGACCAGTATGAGGATCACCGTGGAAACTGTGTTTCTCTGGACAACTGCACCTGTGTGTACAGTGGCAAAGTGTTCAGCTCAGGACAACATGTCAAAACCAACTGTAAAACATG tgtctgtggtcAGGGTCAGTGGCACTGCAATGACGAGCCATGTCCTGGGAAGTGTCAAGTCTATGGAAATGGACATTACCAGACCTTTGACTCCAAATGGTACCGCTTTAATGGACACTGCCAGTACACACTTGTAGAG GATTACTGTGGAAATAGAGACGGCTCCTTCTCTGTCAGAGTGGAGAGTGTACCGTGCTGTGATGAGGCACTGACCTGCTCGCGCTCCATCGTCCTGGATCTGCAG GACAAAGTCACCCTGACACTGAGTGATATGAGGGTGACCAGACACCTCCAAAACTGGACTCTGCAAGAAGATCCGctttacaccacacacactgtgggaCTCTACATCATAATCTCAGTGCCAAGCAGTGGGATAACTCTTATCTGGGACAAACACACCAGGGTCACCATAGAGCTGCAGCCAAACTGGAGG AACCGAGTGTGTGGCCTGTGTGGGAATTTTGACTCAAATGAGATGAATGACCTTAAGATAAGTGGTTCAGCAG tggtgTCCAGTCCCCTCACCTTTGGAAACAGCTGGAAGGCTGCCACACCCTCTTGTTCTGATGTGACCACCGAGATATTTCCTTGTGAACGCAACTCCTACTGCTCAGCCTGGGCCCAGCGGCGCTGTATGATCATTACAGCAGACACTTTTAAAGACTGTCACTTGAAA GTGGATCCTGAGCCTTACTACCACGCCTGCGTTCAGGAATCCTGCTCCTGTGAGTTTGAAGGGAAGTTTCTGGGCTTCTGCACAGCTGTGGCAGCCTACGCCGAGGCCTGCAGTGACCAGGATGTGTGCGTCAAATGGAGAACACCTGATTTGTGTC CTGTCTACTGTGATTACTACAATGAGCAGGGTCAGTGTAGCTGGCACTATGAAGCCTGTGGCGAGATGCTAACCTGTGGCAAAGACAGCTATTTCACTCACAAGCTGGAAG GTTGCTACCCCAGATGTCCAAAAGATGCACCATACTATGATGAAAATACTGGTGAATGCACCAAACTGAGGAACTGCACTTGTTATTTCAATGACACAATCATTCAGCCTGGGACAGTGGTGATGATACAGTCTAATAAGTG CCCATGTGAAAATGGAACGATTAACTGCC CACctccacctaccaccacccctatTCCAACCACTCCCGTCACAAATGCTTCAACCACCACAGAAGCAGTGCCTTCCACTACACCAACAACTACATCTGCTTTAACTACGACTGAAACATCGTCAACAGTGCCTTCCACTACACCACTGACAACCGTTACCACTGTGTCAACCACCAGCGAAACACCATCAACAGTGTCTTCTACTACACCAACAACTACATCTGCTTCTACTACAACTGAAACATCGTCAACAATGCCTTCCACTAACACTACACCACTGACGACTGTTACCAATGTCTCAGCTACCACTGAAAACTGGTCAAGTGCTCTTTCCACCGTCTCAACACCGACTGCAACTACATCAACTACCACTGTAACCTCAGTAACCCCTACAGAACTGGCTAACACAACAGCAGTCTCTACCAGCTCACCCACCACATCGTCTATAACTACAATGAATACCACATCTACAGTAGCAACTGCTTCCTCAACACAACCTACAACAGTAACAAATACCACTGAATCCACCACAGAACAGACAATCACAACAGTGTCAATGTGGACACTAGAGTCAGAACCCCCAGCAGATACTTcctcaacaaaacacacagagccaccAACAACAGTTCAATCAACAACCACCTTTGCAACAAATGCAACACCTGCTGAAACCTCAGGATCAACTGAAATCACCATCACAGAAACTTCTACTGAAACTTCTCCTATAGTCACTCAACCTACTACCACCTTCTCAGTGTCAACAGCGTCTAACAAAGTGACCAATGAAACTACCATGATGCCACCAACAACATATACCACTGAGATGTCCACCAGTAAAGGATTTACCAATGCAACTGACACGACAACCTCTGGAGAGCCAGCTACATCTGTGACTACTGCAGcgacagagaaaacacatcacacttCGGTAGCCACAGACTCAACACAGTCTACTTTGCCAACATTCAGTACGGAGTTGACAACTCACACAACAGTATGCAGTGAGTGTAGAGACCTGAAGAGGAAAGAAACTTGGGTTTGCGGCGAGACGTGGACAGAGGACTGCTTCCATAAGACCTGTACAAATGGGAAGATAGAGTTGACCCCAGTGATTTGTCCAGAGCCTACAGTTCCCATCTGCCCCAGAGGCCAGGTCACAAAAGTGTGGGATGGATGCTGTGAAACATGGAAATGTGACT GTCGCTGTGATCTATATGGGGACCCCCACTACATCTCTTTCGAAGGAGTAACCTTTGATTTCCTGGACGAATGTACCTACATCCTGGTGGAGGAGCAGTCGCCACAACATCACCTGTCCATTGCTGTGGACAACTTCTACTGTGTGCCGGGCCTCGATGGCTCCTGTGCCAAAGGCATCATCCTGAAATATCAGAACAATATTGCTACCCTCAATATCGTCCcagatttatttacagtacag GCCACTCTGAACAACGTGACCATACAGCCGCCATACGAGGAGAATGGGTTGAAGTTTGAGACGACGGGGTATGTGGTGTATATCTACCTCCCAGAGATTCGCTCTTATGTCTCCTTAAGTCCATCTTACACCCTGGTTGTCAGTCTGGCCATGGAACACTTCCTCAACAACACCTGGGGACAATGTG GCGTATGTGGTGGCAGATCGTGCATCCGTAGAGGAGGGCAGATCGAGGACAATAGCTGCTGTGAGAAGACGGCCTATGACTGGGTGTACTCTGACCCTCTGAAACCAGCCTGTGCTGCTGCACCAAGGGATGTACCGTGTCATCCTTGGTCAACTCCAGGACCCACAAGCatttccaccaccaccacctgcccTAAAAGTCCACTGTGTGAGCTGCTAGACCACCC AGTCTTTTCAGTATGCAGAGACTATGTGAATCTGAACCTTAAAAAGAAGAACTGTGAGTTTGATTCATGCGGGAACACAGGCAATCCTTGCTCTTCTCTAGAACAAGCTGCTGAGGAATGCAAGGACGCTGGCTTCTGCATTGATTGGAGACGATTGACTAATGGAAGCTGTg ATGTGCATTGTTCAGAAGGACTGGTTTACAAAGAATGTCATGACAAGTTAGATGACTTCTGCTACGGAGG AGTGCAACATTCAGGACCCTCCCTTGGAAAAAACAGTACTGGTTGTTTCTGTCCCAGAGGCCAGATCAGGGCAGGAAATCATTCCAacaactgtgtgtttgaatgccCCT ACTGTAAAGGACCACTTGGAGAGCCCAAGCTG CCTGGTGAGGTGTGGCAGTCCAACTGCCACGTGTGTAGATGTAACAGCCAGACTCGGGCAGAGGAGTGTGTTCTGAAAGCCCCTGAGCCACCTCCTGACTGTGGCCCCAATATTTTAGTAAACTCCTCTTGCTGTGGTCAACAGATTTGTG TTGAGAGGAACTGCAGTTATAATGAAAAAACATACAAG GTGGGAGACACATGGACAGATGCCGCCGTTCCCTGCATGTTGTTCACCTGCAGCAATAAGGGTATTCAGACTGTGACTAGAGTCTGTCCCAGAGAAAACTGTCCTGAG GAGGACAGGATTTGGGATAACCAGCACTTCTGCTTCACAT GTAATAAGAGCTGTGCTCCCCGGGTGTCCAGCTTCAACATCACCATAGACAACTGTACCACTGTCGTAGAGATGCCTGTGTGTcagggtcagtgtgtgtctcagcacaG GTggagcagaggagcagatgCTGTCAGCAGCGGAGCTCAGAGCAGAGATCTGTGA
- the LOC121176118 gene encoding solute carrier organic anion transporter family member 1C1-like translates to MEEAAEDRGKMTSQQALCIPEQKTSKRPAISTLKLFIVALSFAYFSKALTGTYMKSSITQIERRFDLSSTHIGLIDGSFEMGNLLFLAVVSHFGAKLHRPRLIAVGCFLMAVGAFLTGLTHFFMGRYKFDTVIQVFQNDSVNIAACADPLKTLEIPEIQIEPSLEDNKACVKESGSNMWIYVFLGNALRGIGETPVTPLGISYIDDFAKAENSPFYIACLQTITLLGPMFGFLLGSYCAKLYVDVGYVDVESVTITPKDARWVGAWWLGFLVSSALLLVSSIPFWFLPRSLPKQEGDEDKPTPARETLDGTDDALNNNRSLKLTEIAKGFLPSLKRLLGTPAYFLLLCGSILKFNSFIGLFTFKAKYMEQQFGQSASRANFLIGVLNLPAVAVGIFLGGLLMKRYKLSVVSGAQLSFATSFMAYLLLLLQFGTKCDNIPVAGLTISYNGTQSVSYNRGMLFSECNRDCSCSAKEWDPVCSDSGITYISPCMAGCLSSSGYGKNTVFHNCSCVSASFPAGSSTSVKLGQCPHAKDCSRSFTSYMAVSVLSSFINSLGATPGYMVIIRCISPELKSLALGIQVLATRTLGGIPAPVYFGALIDSTCLKWSIKKCGGRGACRIYDADMYRIIFLGLITCLSGSSYVFVIAVIILLRRQFRKPERETETQQPKASKEIELKTPSNPSEDQPQALKTPKLPHEPKVCVRIATELEEGGEVHKSEQRVEDGRFVSTNNTQEKQQSESQRETTVEFPHSPTDGAKLEAHKLKPEEVEKEWKDEVCKETNAQVDTEKLDIHTEDENESEKETPHSTETDGQQN, encoded by the exons AtggaggaagcagcagaggacagaggcaaGATGACCAGCCAGCAGGCTCTGTGCATCCCCGAACAGAAGACCAGCAAACGCCCTGCCATCTCCACTCTCAAA ttgttTATTGTGGCGCTGTCCTTCGCCTATTTCTCCAAGGCCCTGACAGGGACCTACATGAAGAGCTCCATCACTCAGATTGAGAGGCGTTTTGATCTCTCCAGCACCCACATCGGACTCATAGATGGCAGTTTTGAGATgg GCAACCTGTTGTTCCTTGCTGTGGTCAGCCATTTTGGTGCCAAGCTGCATCGGCCCAGACTCATCGCCGTGGGCTGTTTCCTCATGGCGGTTGGGGCCTTCCTCACTGGCCTGACGCACTTCTTCATGGGACG CTATAAGTTTGACACAGTCATTCAGGTTTTCCAGAATGACAGTGTGAACATCGCTGCCTGTGCTGATCCTctgaaaacactggaaataCCTGAAATTCAGATTGAACCTTCTTTAGAAGACAACAAAG CCTGTGTGAAAGAGTCTGGCTCCAACATGTGGATCTATGTGTTCCTGGGGAATGCTCTGCGGGGGATTGGAGAAACCCCAGTCACACCTCTGGGCATCTCTTACATCGATGACTTTGCTAAAGCTGAAAACTCACCGTTCTATATAG CATGTCTCCAGACCATCACTCTCCTGGGCCCCATGTTTGGTTTCCTCCTGGGCTCCTACTGTGCTAAACTGTATGTCGACGTTGGATACGTTGACGTGG AAAGTGTGACCATCACTCCTAAAGATGCCCGCTGGGTGGGTGCCTGGTGGTTGGGCTTCCTGGtgtcctctgctctcctgcTTGTCTCCAGCATTCCGTTCTGGTTCCTGCCCCGCTCGCTGCCCAAGCAGGAGGGAGACGAGGACAAGCCAACCCCAGCACGTGAGACCCTGGACGGGACAGATGATGCCCTCAACAACAACCGCAGCCTCAAGTTGACTGAAATTGCAAAAG GGTTTCTTCCCTCACTCAAGCGCTTGCTGGGAACTCCTGCCTACTTCTTGCTCCTTTGTGGCAGCATCCTGAAGTTCAATTCCTTCATCGGCCTGTTCACCTTCAAAGCCAAATACATGGAACAGCAGTTTGGACAGTCTGCGTCCAGAGCTAACTTCCttatag GTGTGCTGAACCTGCCAGCTGTGGCTGTGGGGATCTTCCTGGGAGGGCTGCTGATGAAGAGGTACAAACTGAGCGTGGTGTCGGGAGCTCAGCTCTCCTTTGCCACATCCTTCATGGCGtacctcctcctgctgctacAGTTTGGCACCAAGTGTGACAACATTCCCGTGGCTGGGCTCACCATTTCATACAACGG GACGCAGAGTGTGTCATACAACAGAGGAATGCTCTTCTCAGAGTGTAACAGAGACTGCTCGTGTTCAGCAAAGGAGTGGGACCCTGTGTGCTCAGACAGCGGCATCACCTACATCTCTCCGTGTATGGCTGGCTGCCTCAGCTCCAGTGGATACGGCAAGAACACA GTCTTCCACAACTGCAGCTGCGTGTCTGCCTCCTTCCCAGCAGGCAGCAGTACGTCAGTGAAGCTGGGCCAGTGTCCCCACGCCAAGGACTGCAGCCGCAGTTTCACCTCCTACATGGCTGTATCTGTTCTGAGCTCCTTCATCAACTCTCTGGGAGCCACACCTGGCTACATGGTCATCATACG ATGCATCTCACCAGAGCTCAAATCTCTTGCTCTGGGAATCCAGGTCTTGGCAACCAGGACTCTTG gtggaatTCCTGCACCAGTCTATTTTGGGGCCCTGATTGATTCGACTTGCCTGAAGTGGTCAATCAAGAAGTGTGGGGGCAGGGGCGCATGTCGTATTTATGATGCTGACATGTACAG GATCATCTTCCTGGGTCTGATCACTTGTCTCAGCGGTTCCTCCTATGTCTTTGTCATTGCCGTCATCATCCTCCTCAGAAGACAGTTTCGGAAGCCAGAGCGGGAAACAGAGACGCAGCAACCAAAAGCTTCAAAGGAAATCGAACTTAAGACCCCATCAAACCCCTCCGAGGACCAGCCTCAAGCTCTTAAAACTCCCAAACTGCCTCATGAACCAAAGGTTTGTGTACGGATCGCAACGGAactggaggaaggaggagaggttCATAAAAGTGAGCAGCGCGTCGAAGACGGCAGATTCGTCTCCACCAATAACACTCAGGAGAAGCAACAGTCAGAATCCCAGAGGGAGACCACTGTTGAGTTCCCTCATTCTCCTACTGATGGAGCAAAGTTAGAGGCGCACAAGCTGAAgccagaggaggtggagaaagagtGGAAAGACGAGGTCTGCAAGGAGACCAATGCACAGGTGGATACAGAAAAGCTGGACATTCACACAGAGGACGAGAATgagtcagagaaagaaacaccacacagcacagaaactgaCGGCCAACAAAACTAA
- the LOC121176372 gene encoding solute carrier organic anion transporter family member 1C1-like, producing the protein MSVESKKPREACCSKLKLFLASLAFVYFAKAFGGAYMKSSITQIERRFDIPSSLIGVIDGSFEMGNLLVIAFVSYFGAKLHRPRLIAIGCLIMAAGSFLIVLPHFLQGPYKYETSMSHSKDVNSTESILPCLSNHSMTDLDETPETKRDCVQAAGSSMWIYVFLGNMLRGIGETPIMPLGVSYLDDFSREENTPFYLACIHTVGILGPMFGFMLGSFLTKIYVDVGFVDLDSVTINHKDSRWVGAWWLGFIATGTVILLSSIPFWFLPKSLPKQGQEQSQSKSTELTTVAEQENFLPEENQEHEEKEKPVTFQELAKDFIPSLKRLFSNSIFSLMILTYLVAVNGFIGMITFKPKYLEQIYGQSASKAIFLIGILNLPAVALGIITGGFVLKRFKLGVIGAARVSMAASIGAFCLLSFQAFVHCENAEVAGLTVSYQGLPQVSYNQQTLLSQCNMGCSCSVKLWDPVCAYNGITYASPCLAGCQTATGTGKEMVFHNCTCIGKMMTPAMNTSAVLGQCPRKSDCDHMFKIYMALSVVGSFISACGGTPGYIVLLRSIQQDLKSLALGMQTLIVRTLGGIPPPIYFGALIDRTCLKWGTKQCGGRGACRLYDAYAFRITFMGLITGLYFLSNMLWGGLYFKIVKKQKKLALRNQAKENGVEGNGTVSGHANISIAKTNEDKESTI; encoded by the exons ATGAGTGTAGAGTCCAAAAAACCACGTGAGGCATGTTGCTCCAAGCTCAAG ctcttcctggcCTCTCTGGCGTTTGTATATTTTGCCAAAGCCTTTGGTGGAGCTTATATGAAGAGCTCCATCACCCAGATTGAGAGGCGCTTTGACATCCCCAGCTCCCTCATTGGGGTTATAGATGGCAGCTTCGAAATGG GAAACCTGCTGGTTATAGCCTTTGTGAGCTACTTCGGTGCAAAGCTCCATCGTCCCAGGCTGATTGCTATTGGCTGCTTGATCATGGCTGCTGGATCTTTCCTCATAGTCCTGCCTCACTTTCTCCAGGGACC TTATAAATATGAGACCAGTATGTCTCACAGCAAAGATGTCAACAGCACTGAGAGCATCCTGCCCTGTCTGTCCAACCACAGCATGACTGATTTAGATGAGACACCTGAAACCAAAAGAG ATTGTGTACAGGCCGCTGGCTCGTCCATGTGGATCTATGTATTCCTGGGAAACATGCTGCGTGGGATTGGAGAGACTCCCATCATGCCTCTGGGTGTTTCCTACCTGGATGATTTCTCCAGAGAGGAGAACACTCCTTTCTATTTGG CCTGTATCCATACAGTGGGAATCTTAGGACCCATGTTTGGGTTCATGCTCGGGTCCTTCCTTACTAAGATCTATGTGGACGTTGGATTTGTGGATTTAG ACAGTGTCACCATTAACCATAAGGACTCCCGCTGGGTAGGGGCCTGGTGGCTGGGCTTCATAGCGACTGGCACCGTGATCCTGCTTTCCAGTATCCCATTCTGGTTCTTGCCCAAGTCCCTGCCCAAGCAGGGCCAAGAGCAGAGTCAGAGTAAGAGCACAGAACTCACCACAGTGGCAGAGCAGGAGAATTTCCTCCCAGAGGAAAACCAGGAacatgaggagaaagagaagccagtCACGTTCCAGGAACTGGCTAAAG ACTTCATTCCATCCCTGAAACGACTCTTCAGTAACAGCATCTTCTCGCTGATGATCCTGACCTACCTGGTGGCTGTCAACGGCTTCATCGGCATGATAACCTTCAAGCCGAAGTACTTGGAGCAAATCTATGGCCAGTCAGCCTCCAAGGCCATTTTCCTCATAG GGATACTGAACCTGCCAGCCGTAGCTTTGGGCATCATCACTGGAGGTTTTGTGTTGAAACGCTTCAAGCTGGGCGTCATTGGAGCAGCCAGGGTGTCGATGGCAGCCTCTATTGGGGCTTTTTGTCTGCTCTCCTTTCAGGCCTTCGTCCACTGTGAAAACGCAGAAGTGGCTGGTCTCACCGTGTCGTATCAAGG GCTTCCTCAGGTGTCCTACAACCAACAGACTTTGCTGTCACAGTGCAATATGGGCTGCTCCTGCTCCGTGAAGCTGTGGGACCCAGTGTGTGCCTACAACGGCATAACATACGCCTCGCCCTGTCTGGCTGGCTGCCAGACCGCCACGGGTACTGGCAAGGAAATG GTGTTTCATAACTGTACCTGCATTGGGAAGATGATGACTCCTGCCATGAACACGTCTGCAGTGCTGGGCCAGTGCCCCAGGAAGAGTGACTGTGATCACATGTTTAAAATCTACATGGCCTTGTCTGTAGTGGGGTCCTTCATTTCTGCCTGCGGGGGCACGCCAGGATACATTGTACTGCTCAG GTCCATACAGCAAGACCTGAAGTCCCTGGCTTTGGGTATGCAGACACTGATCGTAAGGACTCTGG GTGGGATTCCTCCTCCTATTTATTTTGGAGCCCTCATTGACCGAACCTGTTTGAAGTGGGGTACTAAGCAGTGTGGAGGTCGAGGAGCATGCAGACTCTATGATGCTTATGCCTTCAG AATAACGTTCATGGGGTTGATCACTGGACTCTACTTCCTGTCCAACATGCTGTGGGGAGGTCTCTATTTCAAAATTGTCAAGAAACAGAAGAAGTTAGCACTGAGGAATCAGGCCAAAGAGAATGGAGTGGAGGGCAATGGCACGGTCAGTGGACACGCCAACATCAGCATCGCCAAAACCAACGAAGACAAGGAGAGCACGATTTAA